The nucleotide sequence GTCGCATGGCATCAATTAGGTAAACAATACTTTTCAGTTAAAGACTATGAAAAGGCATTAGCAGCATTTGATTTTGCAATTATTTCTGATGATATGTTTGTAGGAGCTTATCTAGAAAAAGGAAAAGTTCTAGAAAAATTAATACGCTACGAAGAAGCTATTGAAAATTATAAAATTACATTAGCTATAGACGACCCAACATCTTTTGCATTACTCAGAATTGGTAAATGCTATGAAAAGTTAGACCAAAAAAAATTAGCTGTACAACACTACTATAAAACAGTTGAAGAAGACCCTTTATTGGATAAAGGTTGGATTGCCATTACTAGCTTCTATAACAAGGATCAAAACTACCCTAAAGCACTTTATTATATCAACAAAGCCATAAATATTGACACTGAAAATGTCATTTATTGGAAGCTTTATGCGCAAATAAACCAACGCCTAAACTTTTTAGAGGAAGCAGAACGTGGTTATAAAAAAACACTAGAACTTGGTAATTACGAATTAAAGACATGGCTGTCGAGAGCTGATATTTTAATACAACTTGGTGAGTATGAAGCAGCCATATTAAATCTAGATCAATCTTTAGAGTTTTATCAAGAAAATGAAGAAGTACAATACCGTTTGGCTGGTCTACATTTTATGATAGGCAAAGAAAATGATGCTCAGGTTTATTTAAACAATTCATTACGTATAAACCCAGAATTCTATTTCATTATTGAAGAACTTTTTCCTGCAATTTATTCTTTGAATAAAGTACAAGAAATTATAGAAAAATATAGAAACCCTTCCAGCTAAAATTGCCTAACTTTACATTTCTTAAAAATTTAGAGTAATGCAAAGACGCTTTTTAGATTACCTCATTATTTCTTTAAAAGGATTGGCAATGGGAGCTGCTGACGCTGTTCCTGGGGTTTCAGGAGGCACAATAGCATTTATTTCTGGTATTTATGAAGAATTAATAAACACCATAAGTGGTGTGAATTTCTCGCTAATAACAACACTCAGAAAACAAGGATTTAAAGCTTTTTGGAAACAACTCAATGGTAATTTCATTACAGCATTGCTCATAGGTATTGTTATAAGTTTTGTCTCATTTATGAAACTTGCAAAATATCTAATAGAATATCATCCAATATTAATTTGGTCGTTCTTTTTTGGCCTCATTGTAGCTAGTATTTATTTTGTCGGAAAACAAATTACCAATTGGAATATAGCTACTGTTTTAATGATTCTTATTGGTACAGCCATAGCTTATTATATTACTATTATTCCTGCTTCTGATGTAAATGACAGTCCTTATTTTTTATTTTTTGCTGGAGCATTGGCAATATGCGCTATGATTTTACCTGGAATTTCAGGTTCTTTTATCCTTGTAATTCTGGGGGCTTACAAAACATTAAGTAATGCAATAAATGATATAGATATTAAAAAACTAGCATTGTTTGTTGGTGGTGCTATTGTTGGATTACTAAGCTTTAGTCATGTTTTAAAATGGTTATTCAAAACCTATCATAACCTAACACTTGCTATTTTAACTGGGTTTATTTTAGGTTCATTAAACAAAGTTTGGCCTTGGAAAAAAGTATTAAGCTGGAGAACAAATTCTAAAGGCGATGAAGTACCTCTTTTAGAGCAAAGTATTTCACCGTTTTCTTTTGAAGGAGAACCACAAGTTATATTTGCAATTGGATTAATGTTTATAGGCTTTTTAACAATAATTCTTTTAGAGAAAATAGGTCAAAAAAATTAAGTTAATGCAAAACACAAGAACATTTACAGATAAATTGTTCTTAGTCATTAAAGGACTAGGTATGGGCGCTGCAAATAAAGTTCCAGGAGTGTCTGGAGGTGTGGTTGCTTTTGTTGCTGGTTTTTATGAAGAGTTTATTTATTCACTACAAAAAGTAAATGGAAAAGCTTTTAAGTTATTAATTAATGGTCGTTTTAAAAGTTTTTATCGATATATAAATGGTCGTTTTCTAAGCCTATTATTTTTAGGAATGATCGTAAGTTACTTTAGTGTTTCTAAAATACTAGATTATTTAATTGTTCATTACGAGCTGTATGTATGGAGTGTGTTTTTTGGAATGATCATAGGCTCCATCTATTATATAAGCAAAGATTTTGACGCTTGGTGCAACAAAACAATTATTTCGGTTTGCATTGGAATAATTGTTGGCTTAAGTATTAGTTTTTTAGATCCTGCCACCGAAAATGACAACCTATGGTTTGTGTTTTTCTGTGGAATGATTAGCATAACTGGAATGACTCTTCCAGGGTTTTCAGGCTCATTTATATTAATTCTTTTAGGTAATTATGTTTTGTTATTAGTAGATTCGGTAAATGCGCTCTATGATACTATATTTGATGTGTTTACTGGCGATTTTTCGTTTGCAAGTAATCCCGAACGTATTAGAATGTTAAAAGTTTTAGGGGTGTTTACTTTAGGTTCAGTTGCTGGATTAGTGACTTTTTCACATATAATTAATTATGTACTTAAGCATTATAGAAACATTACACTTTCTTTGTTAATGGGATTTATTATTGGCTCTTTAGGCGTAGTGTGGCCATGGAAAGAAACCATCTATAAGTCTGCAGAGAATGGGTCGCTAATCCTAGATTCTAGAGGAGAGAAAATTATTGAAAATTACAGTCGCTTTATGCCAGAAATGCAAAGCGAAACATATATTGCAATAGCGTACATCTTACTTGGAATATTAATCGTTCTAGCTTTAGAATGGTATGGTAAAAAAACAAGAAAAATAAATGGCTAAATTTGGACTTATAGGAAAGGGTATTGACTACTCCTTTTCAAGATCGTATTTCAGTGAAAAATTTAAAAATGAAGGTTTACACCACACTTATGTAAACTTTGATATTGATACTATTGAGTTATTTCCAGAAATTATAAGTTCAACAAAAAAACTTAGAGGCCTAAACGTTACAATTCCATACAAAGAAGCTGTAATTCCTTATCTCACCAAACTACATAAAACCGCTAAAAAGATTGGTGCTGTAAACACTATTAAAATAACAAAAAAAGGGAAGTTTATAGGCTACAACACCGATTATTATGGTTTTAAAAAATCAATAGAACCTTATTTAAAATCGCATCATAAAAAAGCACTTATTTTAGGAACTGGTGGTGCTTCGAAAGCTATTGCTTATGCTTTAAATAAGTTAGACATTAAGTATAAATATGTTTCAAGAAAAGCAACAGAAAATAAGTCAATTACTTACGATTCTCTAACTGAGGCAGACATAAAAACACATCAAATTATTATTAATTGTACGCCTCTTGGCACCTATCCAAAAACCAATGAGTGTGTAGATATTCCTTATGATGCTATTGATAACACACATTTAGTTTTCGACCTAATTTATAACCCAGAAGAAACAAAGTTTTTAACTATTGCAAAAATAAAAGGAGCCACAATAAGTAATGGCTCTAAAATGTTAGAACTCCAAGCAGAAAAGGCTTGGAAGATTTGGCAAAAACGCTAAAACCAGTCTAAATAGAGGTCATAACTTTGTAATTCCCTGTGTTAATAGTATCTTTAAACTTTAAGAACCTAAACATTGAAAGATATGTCTGAGAAAGATAACCTGCCAGAAGCAGATGGAATTAAAGAAGAAATTGTACCTCAAATTGACAATGCATCTGTAAATGCAGATTCTAAATCTGTTGAAGAATCTTCCACTGATACTCCAGTTATTGATGAAGTAAAAAAAGATTCCGAAGTAGCAGAAGAATCTTCAAAAGAAGAAATAAATGCAGAAGTTGAGACCACAGAAGAACCTTCAACTAGTAATGATTCGTCTGAAAAAACTGATGAAGTATTAGAAGAAATAGATGCTTCAAACGCTGAAGACGCTGAAGACGAGTCTAATAGTAAACGTCATGATATTGAAGAAAAAGATTATCATACCATGTCGCTTAATGAATTAGTTGATGAGTTAGAACATCTTGTAAGGAATGAAAAGATTCAGACTATTAAATCTCATTTTGATACTATAAAAAATGAGTTTAGCACTAAGTTTAGTGCATTATTAGAAGAGAAAAAAGAAGAATTTATAGCTGGTGGAGGCAACTCCATTGATTTTCATTTTAAAAGTCCAGAAAAAACTCGTTTCAATGATATTTATAGAGAATATCGTGATAAGCGACAAGATTATTATAAAAACTTAGAAAAGAATTTAAAAGCCAATCTTGAACAACGACTAGAGATTATTGAAGAAATTAAAGGACTAATCAATGTTGAAGAGAATATAAACACAACATACAAGCATTTTAAAGAACTTCAAGAAAGTTGGAGAAATGCTGGACCTATTCCAAGAGACAAATACAATAATGTGTGGAATAACTACCACCATCACGTAGAAATTTTTTATGATTTCTTACATCTAAATCGCGATTTAAGAGATTTAGATTTTAAGCACAACCTAGAACAAAAACAAAAAATAATTGCTCGTGCAGAAGAATTGGCTCAAGATAATGATAGTAATAGGGCTTTTAGAGAATTACAAGTACTACATAAAATTTGGAAAGAAGAGTTAGGCCCTGTAGATAAAGAGTTTAGAGAAGATATTTGGCAACGCTTTAGTGCAGCAACAAAAACCATTCATGAAAAACGACAAGTGTTTTTTGAAGAAATGGACAAAGCCTATGAGAAAAACTTAGAGGTAAAGCATGAAATAATTTCTAAAATAAATACCATAGCTGAAGATGAAGCCAATAACCATAGTGCATGGCAAAAGAAGATAAAAGCAATTGAGCTTTTACGTGAGGAATTTTTTAAAGCTGGTAAAGTTCCAATTAAAGTAAATGAAGAAACTTGGGCAAAGTTTAAAACTACTGTTAGAAATTTTAATCGTAAAAAAAATGCCTTCTATAAAAGTTTAAAGAAGGACCAATATGAGAATCTTCAGAAAAAAATGGAACTTATTAAAATTGCTGAAGACAATAAAGACAGTGATGATTTTGAAACCACCACTTCCTTAATGAAAAAAATTCAAAGTGATTGGAAAAAAATTGGTCATGTCCCTAGAAAAGATAGCGATAAAATCTGGAAACAATTTAAAACAGCTTGCAACCATTTTTTTGATAGATTTCACGAAAATAAAAACGCAGCCAATAAAGAAGAAGTTGAGGCATTAGAAAAGAAAACAAAACTTTTAGAAAGTATAAGTTCTTTAAAGTTTACAGATGATGTTGACGCAAGTTTAGCCATCATACAAGAAAAAATTGCTGAATGGAAAGTCATTGGTCGTGTACCATATAACAAGCGTTCTATTGATGGGAAATTCAATAAAGCGATTGATGCTTTATATAGTAAACTTAATATGAACAAAACGGATACTGAATTATTAAAATATGATAACAAATTAGCTACCATGGCTAATTCTAATGATAAGCGCTCTCTAGATAATGAACATAATTTTATTAGAAAGAAAATTGGAGACATTAAAGGAGAAATTAATCAGTTAGAAAATAACTTACAATTTTTCTCTAATGTTGATGATGACAACCCTTTAGTGAAAGATGTCTATAAAAATATAGACAAGCACAAAAGCGACTTAAGTACTTGGAAAGAAAAACTTAAAAGAATTAAGCAATTCTACTAAAAAAGCACATCCTACTTGCAAAACAAATAGGATGTAAACTTCTAACTAAACTAAATAAAATTGATTTTTTTAAATCTTTTCTGTTTAAAAGAAAAGATTTATGCTATTAATCCGAGCAATTTTATCACTCTATTTATAGAGTTATACTATATACGAGAAAAATGTGGTTTTGGATGTTTTTTTTAAAGTAAAAAATAGCTTTTACTTAATTTTATAAATTTCGACATCATCGAAACTCTTTAGGAAAGTGTAATTAGATTTCATATACATATTAAACTCTAGCCCATAGATTTCTTCTACATTTTTTAAAGAACCATGCTTTAAAATAAATTTTGGAGAGTTTTGCTTGATATCATTTAGTACCAAATTTCTTTGCAAATCTTCCTTAATAAAAATTGAGTTAAAATATTTACTAGAAGATTTTCTTTGTGTTTGGTCTAAAATAAAAATCAACTCTTGATCTGCCCCTAAAGCATAAATAAAATCATCATTATCAGTATTACTCTTAAGCCAATTACTAGCTTCATTAATATAAACCTTATTATATGTTGAATAATTTATCAATGAATTGGCGTTAACATATAACTGCTTGTAAGGAAATAGAAAAATAATTAAAACTAATATAGACAAACTACTTTGATGACTAGCATACTTCTTCAAGTTGGCTGAATACTTATTGATATGGAAAGAAACTACAATGGCAATAATTAAAGATAATGATGGTAATAATTGCTTTATTTGATGTCCATAATAATATCCTGAAGCGTTAACACCTATAAAATCAAAAATAAACCACGTTCCTAAAAACAAATACATTGTTTTAGAACATATTTTCTTATTCATAAAAAACAATACCAAAATTGGTAAAAACAAAATAAATTTCGAATAGAAAAACACTTTAATAAAATTAGAAAAATGAGTGTTTACACTTTCAATTTTCGAACCAGAATTAAGTAAAATTTTCCAAGCACCATTTATATACTCTAAAAAAGTAACATCAAACATATAGAGTATAGAATAAGAAAAAAGAGTTGATAATAATACACCAATACCTATAAAACCAATACCTTTGATTCTTTGTCTATTGGTATAATTTGTATTCAAAATAAGAAAAACAATTACCAATGCTAAGGCAGTTGTAATAGCAATTTGCTTAAACATTATAGCTAACCCTAAACTTAGTCCTGATAAAATCAGCCATTTATAGCTAAAACTATTGCTTTTATTGATAAGAAAATAAAAAGCTAATGTTGAAAAAAATATCATAAATATTTCTGTTTGTGCAAAAGCAAAACCATCAAGCAAAGACCAACTATAAGTTAATCCAAATATATAAATACTTATTATTCCAGTTGCTTTATCAACCAACCTTTTACCAATTTCATAAACTAAAATAGTAGTGCCCAAACTAAATAATACACCAAGGGTTCTAACAATAAAAATAGTGTCAACACTAAATTTATTAGCTAATGCAAACAGCATAAATATTCCTGGAGTTTTGTTTTCAACAATTCCAATATATGGTGGAATTCCTTGATTACTCCAAAGCCATCCAATATAACTCCATATAGACTCATCATATAGTTTAAAAGGGAATGCAGATGCAAGAATAAAAACTCCAGCAACAAATAAAATTGCAAATTTAAAATTCTTAATTAATGAAAAAGTATCACTTTTCTTCATGGTATTCTTCTTCAACATTAATGTTCCAAATATTGTCTTTGGATGTTGTCCCCGAAATAATATTATTAACAGCAGTAATAGCTGTTAACATAGAATGGTCTTGATTGTTGTACTTGTGCATTCCATTTCTTCCAACTAAAAATAAGTTTTCAAAAGAATTGGTATACGCTTTTATTTCCTCAAACCTCGAATAGGTTCCAAAATAAGCTGGATATGCTTTAGGCACTTTTATGATGGTACTATCTAAGACATCTTCTTTGTTTATAATATCAATCTTATGTAGTTCCTCAATTGCGAATTGTATGAATTTCTCATCATCCATTTCCCATAAAAAGTCACCTTTATTACAGAAATATTCCAATCCAATCCATACTTTTTTATAATCTTCTAAAAGGTAAGGCGACCAATTATTAAAAATTTGTACTCTACCTAGTTTTACATCATTCTCTTGAATATATATCCAATTATCTGAAATTAATTTATTGTTAGCATCCGTTATTTTTAATTTGTCAAGCAATAAACCAACAGTAATAAAATCTCTATACAATAAGCCTTCACCAACTTGTTTAACATTTTCTGGCACAATACTACCTAAAGACCCAACAAGATGTCTTACTGGCATACTAGAAAACACATAATCGCCATTTATAATTTTACGGCTGTTTGTGCTTTGATTTACATAACTCACTTCAGTTATTAGATGATCTTTTGTTTTTAATTTGTCAACTTTAGCATTAAAAACAACTTCCCCTCCCTTTTCTTCAATTATTTTAGTAACCGTTTCCCATAATTGTCCCGGACCTAGTTTTGGATACATAAATTGCTCAATCAAGCTTGTTTCAGTACTTTCTTGATTAATTGATTTATCTTTTACAAATATGGCTTTAATGGCGTGTAATATGGTCTTGGTAACGGACAGTCCTTTTATGCGTTGTGCGCCCCATTCTGCTGATATTTTTGAGCATGGTACACCCCAAACCTTTTCTGTATAATCCTTAAAGAACGTTTCATACAACTCTTTTCCAAATCGGCTAATAAGAAAATCTTCTAAGGAATCTATGTTTTTTGGAGGAACTATTTGAATATAAAAATACGTCCAACCAATTTTAACAATCTTAAAAAAACCTAATGATGCAATCGTTTCCCAATTAAGAGTAATAGGATAGTTAAAAAATTTGCGCATAAAGAAAATCCTAGATAACCTATTTCTAATAAGCATCACTCGATCTGTATGCTCAGGATTTGGACCAGAAGCACTAAGTCTTTGCGTAACTTGTTTTTGTGAATTTGGGTCTTTAATATCCAACTCGTCTTTAGAAGGATATCCTTGAACTGGTAAAATATGTTGCCACCAATCCATAACCACTTTAGATTTTGAAAAAAAGCGATGCCCACCTATATCAATTCGATTCCCTTTATAAACTTCTGTTCTCGAAATTCCACCAATTTTATCGGATTGCTCTAAAACTACAGGTTTAACATTTGTTCTAGTCACCAACTCATAAGCTGCTGTTAATCCTGCTGGTCCTGCACCAATAATAATTGCTGTTTCTTTCAAATTATAGGGTTTTAGCTTCTTCCCAAAATACATCCATTTCTGCCAAAGTCATGTCTTTTAATGGTTTGTTTAATTCTTTTGATTTCTTTTCAAGATACTGAAATCGTTTCGCAAATTTCTTATTTGTTTTTTCTAAAGCATTTTCAGGGTTTATTTTTAAGAAACGTGCATAATTAATCATAGAGAAAAGCACATCGCCAAACTCACTTTCAATCGTATCTTGATTACCATTGGCAACCTCCGCTTTGAACTCTTCTAGCTCCTCCTCTACTTTTTCCCAAACTTGGTTTGGTTCTTCCCAATCAAATCCAACACCAGCTACTTTATCTTGTATGCGATTAGCCTTTACAAGAGCTGGCAAACTTTTCGGCACACCTTGCAACACACTTGTTTTTCCTTCTTTCAGTTTTAGATTTTCCCAATTTTGTTTGACTTCTTCTTCATTTGTCACTTTCACATCGCCGTAAATATGTGGATGTCTATTAATCAACTTTTCACAAATAGCATTAGTCACATCAGCAATATCGAAATCCTTGGTTTCGCTACCTATTTTTGCATAAAACACAATGTGTAACAATAAATCCCCTAATTCGCCTTTTATTTCTTGTAAGTTGTTATCTAAAATTGCATCGCCTAACTCGTAAGTCTCTTCAATAGTTAAGTGACGTAAGGTTTGCATGGTTTGCTTTTTATCCCAAGGACATTGCTCACGCAATTCGTCCATAATGGTTAACAATCTATCAAAAGCTTTTAGTTGATCTTTTCGGGAATTCATGCATTAAAGTTTGAACAAAAATAACAGATTTGAGTGAGGTTTTAGAGAATTGTTATTAACAGAAAATTGAGGTTTAAATTGAAGTTACGCTATCGGTCTCGTATAAGAATAGTTGCGGGTTTACGCGCGAGGATTTTCCTATGGAAAATCAGAAGCTAACAAACAAGCAATGTCCTTTAGATTAAGCCAAAATAACATTTTTTATACGGTGTTGGCAATAGTATTTTTATTCTAATAATTCAGATTTTATGCCTTTTGCGATTAGGTAATTAACAAATGCACTGCAAGAAACTAACATATATTTAGCATCTTCAAAATCACAGTTAGATTCCTCCATTAGAGCGTGTCTTATTCCATCTCCATCGCTCGTATAACCATAAATTTGTTTAAAACCTCTTTCAAGTGCTGGGTGTAAATTTAGTTTTCCTTTTATTTTATCAAGAGCACTTCCTAAACTGTTTTTGGATGTAGAAGATAAAACTTTACAAATAGATTCAACAGCAGAAATTGATTCTTTTATTGAATTTCTATAATCGGGAGAATTTCTGTCCGAAAGCATTCTTAAAGAGTTTTCTAAATGAGTTTTTACTCCAATTAAACTTTTATTTTTAGAATCCTCAATAGCTTGGTCAATTTCGTTAATTTCAGATTCATTAGTAATTGGACTTATTAGGCCATTAACAAACCTATAACCAGAAACTTCACGCTCTAAAATATTATTGTAAAAAGATGTTATTGAATCAATATCGAATAAATTGTTTTTAGTACAAAACTCAATAAAGTCATATGTTTCATACCATTCACATTGAAAAAACCAAGTTCTTAATTCGTTTTTGACGTTTCTTGTTTCAGGAGGGATTTCATCAATTGTCTTTTTAAAAAAGTTGTGCCAAATATCTAAAATAAACTCGTGTTCATTACAGTATTGAATATACCGTTCTTTTAAATTTTTAAGATAATAAGTGTGAAATACATTCCACAATCCATTTTTTAATTCACTATCAATAGAATCAATTTGAATTGAATCTTTAGCTTTTATAATCCCTATTCTTTCTGAGAACTTCATCTATTTTATATTATTGCCAACTTTATTGATATGACGTCGTTTTAATACTTCGGCAAGCTCAGTAACAGTTTTGTATCAAGTGATAAGCGAAGTTAGAATTTTCCTACTATAAAGTCAATTTATTTTAAACAAAACTTATTAAGCAACCCGTTGTGCATTTTGATAAATTCTGTCAATTCGAGTAAATTTTACGATTAAAATGAGTGAAATTTGTATCGAGAATAAGAATTTAGCATATAAATTAGTTCTCGATACGATTTTTTTTATCAAAAATCACTCGAACTGACATTATAGAAACTACTTTAAAGCAAATTTATTAAGTAATTATAAACTCGTCACTTCTTTTTTGGCAGTTTCAAACTCAGCAACAATTTCATTAACAATGTCTGCAACAGGTTTTATATCGTGTATCAATCCAGCTATTTGCCCTATTTCGAGTTCACCATCGTTCAAATCGCCTTCAAACATGCCTCGCTTAGCTCTAGCTCTACCCAATAATTCTTTAAGTTGTTCTGGTGTTGGCGACGTTTTATACAATTCTTGTACCTCGTTAAAGAATTTATTTTTAATCAATCTTACTGGTGCTAATTCTTTTAAAGTTAACTGTGTATCACCTTCTTTAGCATCAACCACAACTTGCTTAAACGCTTGATGCGCAGAGCTTTCTTCACTAGCTACAAAACGACTCCCAATTTGGACACCATCGGCTCCTAAAATCATAGTTGCTAACATGGCTCTTCCAGTTGCAATGCCTCCAGCTGCTATTAATGGAATTGTAATTTGCTCTTTCACCATTGGAATTAATGTAAGCGTGGTGGTTTCATCTCTACCATTATGTCCTCCAGCTTCAAAACCCTCAGCAACAATAGCATCTACTCCAGCTTCTTGTGCTTTTAACGCAAACTTTACACTACTCACTACATGCACAACCGTAATGCCTTTGTCTTGCAACCATTTGGTCCAGGTTTTTGGATTTCCAGCAGAAGTAAAAACGATTTCTACACCTTCTTCCACAATAATGTTCATGATGTCTTCAATGTTTGGGTATAACATAGGGACATTTACACCAAACGGTTTCTCAGTGGCTTTTTTACATTTTTGAATGTGTTCTCTTAACACCTCTGGATACATACTTCCAGCGCCAATGAGTCCTAAAATTCCTGAATTACTTGCAGCAGAGGCTAATCGCCAACCACTATTCCAAATCATTCCTGCTTGAACAATTGGATATTGAATATTAAAAAGATGTGTTATTCTATTCATTTACTCTTTTATGAGCTTAAATGTATTTGTTTTTTTGTTATCGCCTTTCAACCTAGCTATATAGATACCTTTAGATAAAGCCTCTATATTAAGAGCCTTATTATTTTGATATATGGTGGTGTTGATAACCAACTTACCCAAAACATCAAATATGGCTATATCGGCTGAATTTACATTTTCTGGAAAATTTACAAATAATAAGCTCTTAGCTGGATTAGGAAAGATTTTAAATTCTTTACCTAGAATATCTCCACCTTTGTTGAGAACAGCACCAAGTGCTTGTTGCAAATCTGGAATACCATAACCAATTTCGAAATTAGGTGTATTGTATATCGATGCAGACTCACGTACTAATTGCATAATTTCGGCATTGGTAAAGTTTGGTAAAGCCTGTATTAAACTTGCCAATCCTCCTGTCATTATTGGCGAACTAAATGATGTGCCATTATTTTGTACAATATTATTATTAGAATCGATCACATAAGCTGCACCTCCTCTAGCAACAACGTCTGGTTTGTGTGTTGGTTGAATGACACTCCCTTTTGAGCTAAACGATACATAATCACCATTACCATCAACAGCTCCAATGGTAAATACACCTATTGCATCTGCTGGAGCATTCACGCCATTTACTCCAGAGTTTCCTGCTGAATTCACTACAAGCATTCCTTTTTCATAAGCAATATTGGCACCTCTTGTGATAAAAGCAGTATTTCCATCCATATCTGCTGAAGTATAATCATATCTCGGATACGTTGGGAAATCTTTATAACCTAAAGATGTATTTAAAATATCCACACCCAAACTATCTGCTCTTTCGGCTGCTTCTACCCAATAGCTTTCTTCTACAGGGTTTTCGTCCAGACCATCTTCTGTTAAAAATAAATAATAAGACGCATCTGGTGCTGTACCAACATATTGATTTTCAATAAAACCAGCCATGGTACTTAGTACTTTAGTACCATGATCACTCACAGTTGATGCATATACATCACTTGTTCTGTTTACAAAATCGTAGCCACCCAATAAATCACTATTATCTCTTAAGCGTTGAAAAGCTCCCATAGTATTTACGTTTGGAAATCCAGCATCAATCACAGCCACAGTAACACCTTCTCCTGTATAATCTGCTACGTGCAAATCATCAGCATTAATCATTTCTACCTGATTTTGCGTGTTTCCATAATTAAAAACCACTCTTGTGTTTTCGACGGAAAACTTATCTTTTGCTTTTTTATTAGGTATAGAAACTCTTGTAGTATTTAAACTTTTATCTGCAAACTCTATATGGTCTACAAAACTAAATGTAGTTTCTAAATTATCAATATCCGTTTCGGTTCCACGAACATGTACTGCATTAAACCATTTAGATTTGGCATATACAGTTATTCCTGTAGCGTTTTTTAAACTGGTAATATAGCTTTCATTTACTTCAACATCTCTGGCATCAATTGCAACACCATGTTTGTTTTTTCTGTCTATGGCTTTTTGAGTAAGAATGGTAAGTGGGTTGGCTATTTTAGTAGCAACATCTTCTTTATCGGTAAAATAAACCCAAGCATCTTCAATTTGTGCTGAAACAATAAAAGGCAGCCATAAAAAAGTAAAAATTAATATTCTCTTTTTCATATAATATAGAGATTTGGTTTATGCAATTTAAGAAATAACTCCAGAACCTACTAATTCATCATCTAAATACCAGGCTACAAATTGTCCTTCGGTTATGGCTGACTGTGGATTTTCAAAAGCTACATATAATCCACTATCTACTTTATAAAGCATTGCTTTTTCTAGAGGTTGCCTATAACGGATACGAGCCAAAACTTCCATTGTTTCATCAACTTCCAGTTTTAAATCTTCACGAATCCAGTGCAATTCATCATTTGAGACAAATAACGCCTTTTTATAAAGTCCAGGATGCGATTTTCCTTGCCCTGTAT is from Pontimicrobium sp. SW4 and encodes:
- a CDS encoding DUF368 domain-containing protein; the encoded protein is MQNTRTFTDKLFLVIKGLGMGAANKVPGVSGGVVAFVAGFYEEFIYSLQKVNGKAFKLLINGRFKSFYRYINGRFLSLLFLGMIVSYFSVSKILDYLIVHYELYVWSVFFGMIIGSIYYISKDFDAWCNKTIISVCIGIIVGLSISFLDPATENDNLWFVFFCGMISITGMTLPGFSGSFILILLGNYVLLLVDSVNALYDTIFDVFTGDFSFASNPERIRMLKVLGVFTLGSVAGLVTFSHIINYVLKHYRNITLSLLMGFIIGSLGVVWPWKETIYKSAENGSLILDSRGEKIIENYSRFMPEMQSETYIAIAYILLGILIVLALEWYGKKTRKING
- a CDS encoding shikimate dehydrogenase encodes the protein MAKFGLIGKGIDYSFSRSYFSEKFKNEGLHHTYVNFDIDTIELFPEIISSTKKLRGLNVTIPYKEAVIPYLTKLHKTAKKIGAVNTIKITKKGKFIGYNTDYYGFKKSIEPYLKSHHKKALILGTGGASKAIAYALNKLDIKYKYVSRKATENKSITYDSLTEADIKTHQIIINCTPLGTYPKTNECVDIPYDAIDNTHLVFDLIYNPEETKFLTIAKIKGATISNGSKMLELQAEKAWKIWQKR
- a CDS encoding DUF368 domain-containing protein; protein product: MQRRFLDYLIISLKGLAMGAADAVPGVSGGTIAFISGIYEELINTISGVNFSLITTLRKQGFKAFWKQLNGNFITALLIGIVISFVSFMKLAKYLIEYHPILIWSFFFGLIVASIYFVGKQITNWNIATVLMILIGTAIAYYITIIPASDVNDSPYFLFFAGALAICAMILPGISGSFILVILGAYKTLSNAINDIDIKKLALFVGGAIVGLLSFSHVLKWLFKTYHNLTLAILTGFILGSLNKVWPWKKVLSWRTNSKGDEVPLLEQSISPFSFEGEPQVIFAIGLMFIGFLTIILLEKIGQKN
- a CDS encoding tetratricopeptide repeat protein: MEFSQYDDNNNLSLTKFESMLKTNNVLFFDSNEFENIIHHYLDNGKIALAKKAINLGLQQHPASINLKLFQVEVYVFENKLDKADGILNDLYEIEPNNEEIYIQKANIFSKKDKHLKAIHILKKALELTEDSADIYSLLGMEYLFLDKFEDAKFYFMKCLECDTEDYSALYNVIYCFDFLEQNNEAIDYLNSYLDTNPYCQVAWHQLGKQYFSVKDYEKALAAFDFAIISDDMFVGAYLEKGKVLEKLIRYEEAIENYKITLAIDDPTSFALLRIGKCYEKLDQKKLAVQHYYKTVEEDPLLDKGWIAITSFYNKDQNYPKALYYINKAINIDTENVIYWKLYAQINQRLNFLEEAERGYKKTLELGNYELKTWLSRADILIQLGEYEAAILNLDQSLEFYQENEEVQYRLAGLHFMIGKENDAQVYLNNSLRINPEFYFIIEELFPAIYSLNKVQEIIEKYRNPSS
- a CDS encoding DUF349 domain-containing protein — its product is MSEKDNLPEADGIKEEIVPQIDNASVNADSKSVEESSTDTPVIDEVKKDSEVAEESSKEEINAEVETTEEPSTSNDSSEKTDEVLEEIDASNAEDAEDESNSKRHDIEEKDYHTMSLNELVDELEHLVRNEKIQTIKSHFDTIKNEFSTKFSALLEEKKEEFIAGGGNSIDFHFKSPEKTRFNDIYREYRDKRQDYYKNLEKNLKANLEQRLEIIEEIKGLINVEENINTTYKHFKELQESWRNAGPIPRDKYNNVWNNYHHHVEIFYDFLHLNRDLRDLDFKHNLEQKQKIIARAEELAQDNDSNRAFRELQVLHKIWKEELGPVDKEFREDIWQRFSAATKTIHEKRQVFFEEMDKAYEKNLEVKHEIISKINTIAEDEANNHSAWQKKIKAIELLREEFFKAGKVPIKVNEETWAKFKTTVRNFNRKKNAFYKSLKKDQYENLQKKMELIKIAEDNKDSDDFETTTSLMKKIQSDWKKIGHVPRKDSDKIWKQFKTACNHFFDRFHENKNAANKEEVEALEKKTKLLESISSLKFTDDVDASLAIIQEKIAEWKVIGRVPYNKRSIDGKFNKAIDALYSKLNMNKTDTELLKYDNKLATMANSNDKRSLDNEHNFIRKKIGDIKGEINQLENNLQFFSNVDDDNPLVKDVYKNIDKHKSDLSTWKEKLKRIKQFY